The Metabacillus schmidteae genome has a segment encoding these proteins:
- a CDS encoding 3-hydroxyacyl-CoA dehydrogenase NAD-binding domain-containing protein encodes MGQIKQIGVVGSGTMGAGIAQLMIQHGYKTILYDLQYDFLQKAKTTIEAKLNRLVEKKKLTDKEMTSSINLLDITTDLQDFNHCQLVIEAAPEKIEIKRSLFTQLEEICSQDTILATNTSSFSITEISGHMLHPERVIGLHFFNPAPLMPLVEVIKGLKTEPKTVERLVEFAKNINKTPVVCKDTPGFIVNRVARPFYNEALRIMNDQVADVEQIDRIMKRAGKFKMGPFQLQDLIGIDVNLATTKSVHAGFHGESRFRPHFYQERMVQAGSLGRKSNGGYFHYDE; translated from the coding sequence ATGGGGCAAATAAAACAAATTGGTGTAGTCGGATCTGGAACAATGGGTGCCGGTATAGCACAGCTAATGATTCAACATGGCTACAAAACAATCCTATACGATCTTCAGTATGATTTTTTGCAAAAGGCAAAAACAACTATTGAAGCAAAGTTAAATCGCTTAGTTGAAAAGAAGAAACTAACAGATAAAGAAATGACCTCCAGCATCAACCTCCTAGACATAACAACAGACCTGCAGGATTTTAACCATTGTCAATTAGTAATAGAGGCAGCCCCTGAAAAAATTGAGATTAAACGATCTCTATTTACACAACTCGAAGAAATTTGTTCACAAGATACAATTTTAGCTACAAATACATCATCTTTTTCAATTACAGAAATTTCCGGTCATATGTTACATCCTGAGCGGGTCATAGGCCTTCACTTTTTTAATCCAGCTCCATTGATGCCCTTAGTAGAGGTAATAAAAGGATTAAAAACAGAGCCGAAAACAGTAGAGAGATTAGTAGAATTTGCGAAAAACATTAATAAAACTCCTGTAGTTTGTAAGGACACTCCGGGATTTATCGTGAACCGGGTTGCTCGCCCTTTTTATAATGAAGCACTAAGAATTATGAATGATCAAGTTGCTGATGTTGAGCAAATCGATCGCATTATGAAACGGGCAGGAAAGTTTAAAATGGGTCCATTCCAATTACAGGACTTAATAGGTATTGATGTGAATCTTGCCACAACGAAATCAGTTCATGCCGGTTTTCATGGAGAAAGTCGATTTAGACCGCATTTTTACCAGGAGCGAATGGTTCAAGCTGGAAGCTTGGGGCGGAAGTCTAATGGAGGATACTTTCATTATGATGAATAA
- a CDS encoding 3-hydroxyacyl-CoA dehydrogenase family protein, whose amino-acid sequence MMNKTIAVIGENLLAKRVVGVLEKKVKGSIPFNEFSLLEQADLVIETTNLHLEEKKRNLQQIESIVSPDTCILSSILHVSATEAASWLQQPDRLVGFAAFADFYEHDLVEVALPLQADLRYLQNVQSMFQLLGIETEVVEDEVGLVFPRILSLIINEAAFALTEGTASAYDIDQAMKKGTNYPLGPFEWCEKIGLDDVYAVLAGLYKQYGEERYRPAPLMKKLVYAGWIGGEKDKCFYHYQNRNIKEFSL is encoded by the coding sequence ATGATGAATAAAACTATAGCCGTTATAGGTGAAAATTTACTAGCTAAGAGAGTGGTAGGAGTTCTTGAGAAAAAAGTGAAGGGAAGTATTCCTTTTAATGAGTTTTCGTTGTTGGAGCAAGCTGATCTCGTCATTGAAACAACGAATCTTCATTTAGAGGAAAAGAAAAGAAATTTACAACAAATAGAGTCGATCGTATCGCCTGACACATGTATCCTATCATCCATTCTTCACGTATCTGCAACAGAAGCAGCTTCATGGCTGCAACAACCTGATAGACTTGTAGGGTTTGCTGCTTTTGCTGACTTTTATGAGCATGACCTTGTTGAAGTGGCACTTCCCCTACAGGCTGATTTACGTTATCTCCAAAATGTACAATCAATGTTTCAATTACTAGGTATAGAGACAGAAGTTGTGGAGGATGAAGTTGGATTAGTATTTCCGCGCATTCTGTCACTCATTATTAATGAAGCTGCTTTTGCATTAACCGAAGGTACAGCATCTGCTTATGATATTGACCAAGCGATGAAAAAGGGCACAAATTATCCGTTAGGTCCTTTTGAATGGTGTGAGAAGATCGGGTTAGATGATGTATACGCTGTTTTAGCAGGTTTATATAAACAGTATGGGGAAGAGCGGTACCGACCTGCACCTCTTATGAAAAAGCTTGTTTATGCAGGGTGGATTGGCGGTGAAAAAGATAAGTGTTTTTATCACTATCAAAATCGTAATATAAAGGAGTTTTCACTATGA
- a CDS encoding thiolase family protein has product MKEAVIIDAVRTPIGKVNGALTSVRPDDLAAHVIKELLNRISIDKDLIEDVYFGCANQGGEDNRNVARMGLLLAGVPETVSGVTVNRLCGSGLDAINQASAAIKAGLGQVFIAGGTESMTRAPYVMMKPHITNPRGNQTLHDTTIGWRLVNPKLAEMYPPISLGETAENVAEKYRISREEQDELAFLSQKKAEQAIKTGRFKEEIVPMEISQKKGDTVSFDTDEHVRPDTTMEALSKLRPVFREGGTVTAGNSSGINDGASALLIMEKETAQQLGLKPIAKIVTSAVSGVDPGYMGIGPIPATLKALKRANLTINDLDLIEINEAFAAQSVACIKELGLPMEKVNVNGGAIALGHPLGCSGARIVTTLVHEMQKRDVRYGLATMCIGVGQGISTIIEKV; this is encoded by the coding sequence ATGAAAGAAGCCGTCATCATTGATGCTGTTCGAACACCTATCGGTAAGGTGAACGGCGCTTTAACAAGTGTCAGGCCAGATGATCTTGCGGCACATGTCATAAAAGAATTGCTCAATCGAATCTCAATTGATAAAGATCTCATTGAAGATGTTTATTTTGGATGTGCAAACCAAGGTGGTGAAGACAATCGAAATGTTGCCAGGATGGGTTTGCTATTAGCAGGAGTACCTGAAACAGTGTCAGGTGTAACTGTCAATCGTTTGTGTGGTTCTGGACTTGATGCTATTAACCAAGCATCAGCAGCCATTAAAGCAGGTCTTGGTCAAGTATTTATCGCTGGTGGAACAGAAAGTATGACTAGAGCTCCGTATGTCATGATGAAGCCGCATATAACAAATCCACGCGGAAATCAAACATTACATGATACAACAATAGGCTGGCGCCTTGTTAATCCTAAGCTTGCAGAAATGTACCCTCCTATTAGTCTAGGAGAAACAGCAGAAAATGTAGCTGAAAAATACCGGATTTCAAGAGAAGAACAAGATGAATTAGCTTTTCTTAGTCAAAAGAAAGCAGAACAAGCTATCAAAACAGGCAGATTTAAAGAAGAAATTGTTCCAATGGAGATTTCTCAAAAGAAAGGTGATACTGTTTCGTTTGATACAGATGAACATGTAAGACCTGACACAACAATGGAAGCGCTATCTAAACTCCGGCCTGTTTTCAGAGAAGGAGGAACGGTAACTGCGGGCAACTCTTCAGGAATTAATGATGGGGCAAGTGCGTTATTAATCATGGAAAAAGAGACCGCTCAGCAGCTCGGCTTAAAACCAATTGCAAAAATTGTTACTTCCGCTGTAAGTGGTGTAGATCCCGGCTATATGGGGATTGGTCCGATCCCCGCAACACTAAAGGCATTAAAAAGAGCAAACCTTACAATCAATGACCTTGATCTCATCGAAATTAATGAGGCTTTTGCAGCACAATCTGTTGCATGTATCAAAGAGCTTGGTCTTCCAATGGAAAAGGTCAATGTGAATGGTGGAGCCATTGCTTTAGGACACCCTCTTGGATGTAGCGGGGCCCGAATCGTAACGACTCTTGTTCATGAAATGCAAAAGCGGGATGTCCGCTATGGATTAGCGACAATGTGTATCGGGGTAGGTCAGGGAATTTCTACAATTATTGAAAAAGTTTAA
- a CDS encoding aldehyde dehydrogenase family protein, with translation MLNVSNQTGVIKETYQLYINGDYSNSSNNHFFETINPATGEVLAKVAKATKDDVDRTVEAARNAFETGKWPRQTHTKRARLLNNIAAIMRKRFNELVEAEVLDTGKTVAAAQGQITQAIEDFEFYAGAISTFGGRTNPMPNGFFNYTLKEPVGVCAQIIPWNYPFMMAAWKVAPALAAGCTVILKPASNTPITAYMLADICHEAGVPEGVVNVITGSGSEIGPYLTEHPGVDKVAFTGETETGKDIMARASQTLKRVTLELGGKSPNIVFDDCDIDGAVVGSLYGIFYNTGQSCEARSRLFVHENIYDEFLAKFIEKAKLLKVGDPFNKETHMGALISKSHEEVVDGYVQLAVEEGGEVLYGGKRPEGPEFEKGYWYMPTIIGNVTNDMRIAQEEVFGPVVVVMKFSDEKEVLKLANDTIFGLGSAVWTKDHGKAHRLAAGLRAGIVMVNNPISAFPGTPFGGYKQSGFGRELSVETLDLYTETKSVVSYTGERPLNLFGI, from the coding sequence GTGTTAAATGTAAGCAATCAAACCGGCGTGATAAAAGAAACGTACCAATTATACATTAACGGCGACTACTCAAATAGTAGTAACAATCATTTTTTCGAAACAATTAATCCTGCAACCGGTGAGGTGTTAGCAAAGGTTGCCAAAGCAACAAAAGATGATGTTGATCGGACAGTTGAAGCGGCAAGAAATGCATTTGAGACAGGAAAATGGCCAAGACAAACTCATACAAAGCGTGCAAGGTTGTTGAATAATATTGCAGCCATTATGAGAAAGCGTTTCAATGAATTGGTTGAAGCAGAGGTGTTGGATACTGGTAAAACAGTTGCTGCAGCACAAGGACAGATTACTCAGGCGATTGAAGATTTCGAATTTTATGCAGGAGCTATTTCAACATTTGGAGGCCGTACAAATCCTATGCCAAATGGATTCTTTAACTACACATTAAAGGAGCCTGTTGGTGTATGCGCACAAATTATTCCTTGGAATTATCCATTCATGATGGCGGCATGGAAAGTAGCTCCTGCACTGGCCGCAGGATGTACCGTCATTTTAAAACCAGCTTCGAACACACCAATTACCGCGTATATGCTTGCTGACATTTGCCATGAAGCTGGTGTACCAGAAGGGGTTGTCAATGTCATTACAGGCAGCGGTTCTGAAATTGGCCCTTATTTAACAGAACATCCGGGTGTCGATAAGGTGGCCTTCACTGGAGAAACAGAAACAGGTAAGGATATCATGGCCCGGGCATCTCAGACATTAAAACGAGTGACTCTTGAGTTAGGCGGGAAATCACCGAACATTGTGTTTGATGACTGTGATATTGATGGAGCCGTTGTTGGATCTCTTTATGGAATTTTTTATAACACCGGTCAATCTTGTGAAGCGCGATCAAGACTGTTTGTTCATGAAAATATTTACGATGAATTTTTAGCAAAGTTCATAGAAAAGGCAAAGCTGTTAAAGGTAGGCGATCCTTTCAACAAAGAAACACATATGGGTGCATTAATTTCTAAAAGCCATGAAGAAGTGGTGGATGGTTATGTACAGCTCGCAGTCGAAGAAGGTGGCGAAGTTTTATATGGAGGCAAGCGTCCTGAGGGGCCTGAATTTGAAAAAGGTTATTGGTATATGCCAACAATCATCGGCAATGTCACAAATGATATGAGAATTGCACAAGAGGAAGTGTTTGGTCCTGTAGTTGTTGTAATGAAGTTCAGTGATGAAAAAGAAGTTCTGAAATTAGCTAATGATACGATTTTTGGACTTGGGTCAGCTGTTTGGACAAAAGATCACGGTAAAGCTCATCGACTTGCAGCAGGACTGCGAGCTGGAATTGTGATGGTAAATAACCCAATCTCTGCATTCCCTGGAACACCTTTTGGCGGCTATAAGCAATCAGGGTTTGGAAGAGAATTGAGTGTTGAGACATTGGATTTATATACAGAAACAAAAAGTGTTGTCTCTTATACTGGAGAACGTCCTTTAAACCTATTTGGAATTTAA
- a CDS encoding enoyl-CoA hydratase/isomerase family protein, with amino-acid sequence MTTAETKTKNLTVVKNNGIAEVHIHVNKTNAYDLDYYRELNAAIDDIRFDSDIKVAVLMSDMPKFFSAGANINFLKAAEPRFKTQFCLFCNETLDKIARSPQIWIACLEGHTVGGGLEMALACDLRFMGDEAGKIGLPEITLGVLAGTGGTQRLARQVGHSKALDLNLTGETLTPQEALDIQLVDRVFPQAETRAKTLEYAEKIASSATYAASNIKLSIMNGKEMPLNVAVRYEGELQNLLFRSQDAQEGLSAFIEKRGANWSGK; translated from the coding sequence ATGACGACAGCAGAAACGAAAACAAAAAATTTAACGGTGGTAAAAAACAATGGAATCGCTGAAGTACACATTCATGTAAACAAAACAAATGCTTATGATCTTGACTATTACAGAGAATTAAATGCTGCGATTGACGATATCCGCTTTGATAGTGATATTAAAGTGGCTGTGTTAATGAGTGATATGCCGAAGTTTTTCTCAGCCGGAGCAAATATTAACTTTTTAAAAGCTGCAGAGCCTCGCTTTAAAACACAATTTTGCTTATTCTGTAACGAAACACTTGATAAAATCGCCCGCTCTCCACAAATTTGGATTGCCTGCTTAGAAGGACATACAGTTGGCGGCGGATTAGAGATGGCACTTGCTTGTGACTTACGCTTTATGGGAGATGAAGCAGGAAAAATCGGCTTACCGGAAATTACACTAGGTGTATTAGCCGGCACAGGCGGAACCCAACGTCTTGCACGTCAAGTTGGCCATTCGAAAGCGTTGGATCTTAATTTAACAGGTGAAACGTTAACACCACAGGAAGCTCTGGATATTCAGCTGGTTGACCGTGTTTTCCCTCAAGCTGAAACAAGAGCAAAAACATTAGAATACGCAGAGAAAATTGCAAGCAGTGCAACATATGCAGCATCAAATATTAAACTATCCATTATGAATGGAAAAGAAATGCCATTAAATGTAGCTGTTCGTTATGAGGGCGAGCTGCAAAATCTATTATTCCGTTCACAAGATGCTCAAGAAGGGCTGAGCGCATTTATTGAAAAACGCGGTGCTAATTGGTCAGGAAAATAA
- a CDS encoding benzoate-CoA ligase family protein gives MIESATTFKGLKERYNAANRFIEENVRRGLGEKIAIIGDDEHVTYNDLLIQVNKFGSALKELDIERENRIILLTYDSPEFIATFFGTMKIGAVPIPISTMLQPQDYEYMLNNSRAKALVVHEDIWNSLQEFRERFVFLKHIIVISKQASHSTDVFNFHEMTNRASSELQSLYTTPEDPGFWLYSSGSTGNPKGVMHYHKSMEAAFDNFAKQVLNITEADITFSASKLFFAYGLGNGMYFPLGAGGTTVLMKDRPTPENIFNKIIDSKPTVFFGVPTLYGAMINYVEKTGSIPDLSSVRICVSAGEPLPSAFINKWREIFNLDILDGIGSTEALHIYLSNRIGDVKSGSTGKVVPGYEARILNDNSQEVGPNVVGDLVIKGESLTGGYWCNIEENHRKFYGEWMYTGDKYYRDENGCFWYSGRSDDMLKVGGIWVSPIEIETVLYHHEKVLEVAVIGKKTENNLVYPKAYIVLKEGVEPSEELAGELKLYVKNNLAPYKYPREVEFLEELPKTATGKVQRFRLRT, from the coding sequence GTGATCGAATCAGCAACTACCTTTAAGGGATTAAAGGAGCGTTATAATGCAGCTAATCGGTTCATTGAGGAAAATGTACGAAGAGGATTGGGTGAAAAAATAGCCATTATTGGTGATGATGAACACGTAACATACAATGATCTTCTTATACAGGTGAATAAATTTGGAAGCGCTTTAAAGGAACTTGATATTGAAAGAGAAAATAGGATCATTCTATTAACTTATGATTCTCCTGAGTTTATTGCAACGTTTTTTGGAACAATGAAAATAGGAGCTGTTCCTATACCAATCAGCACGATGTTACAGCCCCAGGATTATGAGTATATGTTAAATAATAGTCGTGCAAAGGCTCTTGTCGTTCATGAGGATATTTGGAACAGTTTACAAGAGTTTCGTGAACGTTTTGTATTTCTAAAACATATTATTGTTATTTCGAAACAAGCTTCACATAGTACGGACGTTTTCAATTTTCATGAAATGACGAATCGAGCATCTTCTGAATTACAATCTTTATATACAACCCCAGAAGATCCAGGCTTTTGGCTATATAGTTCAGGTAGTACAGGCAACCCGAAAGGAGTCATGCACTACCATAAAAGTATGGAAGCAGCTTTTGATAACTTTGCAAAACAAGTGTTGAACATAACTGAAGCTGATATTACGTTTTCTGCTTCAAAGCTGTTTTTTGCTTACGGGCTAGGTAATGGCATGTATTTTCCGCTTGGAGCCGGTGGGACGACCGTTCTAATGAAAGACAGACCAACCCCGGAAAACATCTTTAATAAAATTATTGACTCAAAACCAACCGTCTTTTTCGGAGTACCAACTCTTTATGGTGCCATGATTAACTATGTAGAAAAAACAGGTTCAATTCCAGACCTTTCTTCTGTCAGAATCTGTGTATCTGCAGGGGAACCGCTTCCTTCTGCCTTTATAAATAAATGGAGAGAAATCTTCAATTTAGATATACTCGATGGAATTGGCTCAACCGAGGCATTGCACATATACCTCTCGAACCGAATTGGGGATGTCAAAAGTGGCAGCACAGGAAAAGTCGTTCCTGGGTATGAGGCAAGAATTCTTAATGATAACTCACAAGAGGTTGGTCCAAATGTGGTTGGTGACTTAGTTATTAAAGGTGAGAGTTTAACTGGTGGCTATTGGTGCAATATCGAGGAAAATCATCGGAAATTTTACGGTGAATGGATGTACACCGGTGATAAATATTATCGTGATGAAAATGGTTGCTTTTGGTATTCAGGTCGATCAGATGATATGTTAAAGGTTGGTGGCATCTGGGTCTCACCAATTGAAATTGAAACAGTGCTTTATCATCATGAAAAAGTTTTGGAAGTTGCTGTTATTGGAAAGAAAACGGAGAATAATTTAGTATATCCTAAAGCATACATCGTCTTAAAAGAAGGAGTCGAACCTTCTGAAGAACTTGCGGGTGAGCTAAAATTATATGTGAAAAATAATTTGGCTCCATATAAATATCCAAGAGAAGTAGAGTTTTTAGAGGAATTACCAAAAACAGCAACAGGTAAAGTACAAAGGTTTAGGTTAAGAACATAG
- a CDS encoding metal-sensing transcriptional repressor → MANSEEGKVTHRSTKEKDQLITRLKRIEGQVRGIQNMIENERYCVDILTQISAINAAMNKVGLQLLEKHAHHCVSDAIRDGDGEEAISELMEVFKRFSKSQ, encoded by the coding sequence ATGGCTAATTCTGAAGAAGGAAAAGTGACACATAGATCAACAAAAGAAAAAGATCAATTGATTACCCGTTTAAAACGAATCGAAGGCCAAGTCCGAGGAATTCAAAATATGATTGAAAATGAGAGGTATTGTGTAGATATTCTCACCCAAATTTCGGCTATTAACGCAGCCATGAATAAAGTCGGCCTTCAATTGTTGGAAAAGCATGCACACCATTGTGTATCAGACGCGATTAGGGATGGAGATGGAGAAGAGGCCATTTCAGAATTAATGGAAGTGTTTAAACGTTTTTCTAAATCTCAGTAA
- the copZ gene encoding copper chaperone CopZ, giving the protein MKQVTLNVEGMSCGHCVNSIEGNVGELKGVEAVKVHLDTGKVDVTFDSNVVSMKEITDVIEDQGYDVES; this is encoded by the coding sequence ATGAAACAAGTAACACTAAATGTAGAGGGAATGTCTTGTGGACATTGCGTGAATTCAATTGAAGGAAATGTAGGAGAGTTAAAAGGTGTTGAAGCCGTTAAGGTACATCTTGATACAGGAAAAGTTGATGTAACATTCGATTCGAACGTCGTAAGTATGAAAGAAATTACAGATGTAATTGAAGATCAAGGATATGATGTGGAAAGTTAA
- a CDS encoding heavy metal translocating P-type ATPase produces MNQKETTLQIQGMTCAACATRIEKGLKKIEGVEEANVNFALEKTNIKYNPDITDVGKFKEKVQSLGYNVVSEKMEFDITGMTCAACANRIEKRLNKLEGVDQATVNFALETVRVEYNPDQVSISDMKEAIKKLGYSLEQKQEKEGEQVDHRQKEIEKQQGKFLFSVILSFPLLWAMVSHFEFTRFIWLPDMFMNPWVQLALATPVQFIVGRQFYVGAYKALRNKSANMDVLVALGTSAAYFYSLYLSIMSIGSNEHMVELYYETSAVLITLIILGKLFEAKAKGRSSEAIKKLMGLQAKNATVMRNGQEMIIPIEDVLEGDIVYVKPGEKVPVDGEIVEGQSALDESMLTGESIPVDKKGGDHVIGSTINKNGFLKIKATKVGKDTALAQIIKVVEEAQGSKAPIQRLADVISGIFVPIVVGIAIVTFLIWYFAVSPGDFAEALEKFIAVLVIACPCALGLATPTSIMAGSGRAAEFGILFKGGEHLETTHQLDTVILDKTGTVTNGKPSLTDVILAEGIDETEFLTLVGTSERNSEHPLAEAIVEGIKEKDITLGSADTFEAIPGFGIKAAVQGKELVIGTRKLMAKHNIDVKTELVKMENLEKQGKTAMLVAIDGHYAGIVAVADTIKDTSKEAISRLHSMGLDVVMITGDNTKTAQAIAEQVGIKNVIAEVLPEGKAEEVKKLQQAGKKVAMVGDGINDAPALATADIGMAIGTGTDVAMEAADITLIRGDLTSIADAIYMSKKTITNIKQNLFWALAYNSLGVPIAALGFLAPWLAGAAMAFSSVSVVINALRLQRIKLKA; encoded by the coding sequence ATGAATCAAAAGGAAACAACACTGCAAATCCAAGGTATGACATGTGCAGCTTGTGCGACAAGAATTGAAAAAGGACTTAAAAAAATTGAAGGGGTCGAAGAGGCTAATGTGAACTTTGCCCTTGAGAAAACGAATATAAAATATAATCCCGATATTACGGATGTAGGGAAGTTTAAGGAAAAAGTCCAATCTTTAGGCTATAACGTTGTAAGCGAGAAAATGGAGTTTGATATTACGGGAATGACGTGTGCTGCATGTGCGAATAGAATTGAAAAACGGCTAAACAAATTAGAAGGCGTTGATCAAGCAACAGTTAACTTCGCGTTAGAAACAGTTCGTGTGGAATATAACCCTGATCAGGTATCCATTTCTGATATGAAAGAGGCAATTAAAAAATTAGGTTATTCGCTTGAACAAAAGCAAGAAAAAGAAGGAGAACAAGTCGATCATCGTCAAAAAGAAATTGAAAAGCAACAAGGGAAGTTTCTTTTCTCGGTCATTTTGTCATTTCCGTTATTGTGGGCCATGGTCAGTCATTTTGAATTTACACGCTTTATTTGGCTTCCGGATATGTTTATGAATCCTTGGGTCCAACTAGCTCTAGCTACACCTGTTCAATTTATCGTAGGTAGACAATTCTATGTTGGAGCTTATAAGGCGTTAAGAAATAAAAGTGCAAACATGGATGTACTCGTTGCATTAGGTACATCAGCTGCTTATTTTTATAGTTTGTATTTAAGTATTATGTCAATCGGTTCAAACGAACATATGGTTGAGCTCTATTATGAAACAAGTGCTGTTCTTATTACATTAATAATATTAGGTAAATTATTTGAAGCAAAAGCGAAAGGCCGATCCTCAGAAGCAATTAAGAAATTAATGGGGTTACAGGCGAAAAACGCAACGGTTATGCGTAATGGTCAAGAAATGATCATTCCAATTGAAGATGTATTAGAAGGCGATATCGTCTATGTGAAACCAGGTGAAAAAGTGCCGGTTGACGGTGAAATTGTTGAAGGACAATCAGCGCTTGATGAATCAATGCTAACCGGAGAAAGTATTCCAGTCGATAAAAAGGGAGGAGACCATGTCATTGGTTCAACGATCAATAAAAATGGCTTCCTAAAAATTAAAGCAACAAAAGTAGGGAAAGATACGGCTTTAGCTCAAATTATTAAAGTGGTGGAAGAAGCCCAAGGTTCAAAAGCACCGATCCAACGTTTAGCTGACGTAATTTCAGGTATTTTCGTACCTATTGTAGTCGGTATAGCGATTGTAACCTTCCTTATATGGTATTTTGCTGTTAGCCCCGGAGATTTTGCCGAAGCCCTTGAAAAGTTCATTGCGGTATTAGTTATCGCATGTCCTTGTGCACTTGGTCTTGCCACACCAACTTCCATAATGGCTGGATCCGGTCGTGCAGCTGAATTTGGTATTTTATTTAAAGGTGGGGAGCACCTTGAAACAACTCATCAATTAGACACTGTTATTCTTGATAAAACAGGTACAGTTACAAATGGAAAACCATCTTTAACTGACGTTATTTTAGCTGAAGGTATCGATGAAACAGAATTTCTTACGCTTGTTGGTACATCAGAGCGAAACTCAGAACACCCACTTGCCGAAGCAATCGTTGAAGGGATTAAAGAAAAAGATATTACACTAGGATCAGCCGATACCTTTGAAGCCATTCCAGGTTTTGGGATAAAAGCGGCTGTGCAAGGTAAGGAACTAGTTATCGGTACAAGAAAGCTGATGGCGAAACATAATATCGATGTAAAAACTGAATTAGTGAAAATGGAGAATTTAGAGAAGCAAGGGAAAACAGCGATGCTCGTAGCCATTGATGGACACTATGCAGGTATTGTTGCTGTTGCAGATACCATTAAAGATACATCTAAAGAAGCCATTTCCCGCTTGCATAGCATGGGCTTAGATGTAGTTATGATTACAGGGGATAACACCAAAACGGCTCAAGCAATTGCAGAACAGGTTGGAATTAAAAACGTCATTGCAGAGGTTTTACCGGAAGGCAAGGCAGAAGAAGTGAAAAAGCTTCAGCAGGCTGGTAAAAAAGTAGCCATGGTAGGAGACGGAATAAACGATGCCCCGGCACTAGCTACAGCTGACATTGGGATGGCGATTGGTACAGGTACAGATGTGGCCATGGAAGCAGCTGATATCACGCTTATCCGCGGGGATTTAACAAGTATTGCAGACGCAATTTATATGAGTAAGAAGACAATCACAAATATTAAGCAAAATCTTTTCTGGGCACTTGCTTATAACAGTTTAGGTGTTCCAATTGCTGCATTAGGATTCTTAGCTCCATGGTTAGCCGGAGCAGCAATGGCTTTCAGTTCTGTATCTGTTGTTATTAATGCCTTAAGGCTTCAAAGAATTAAGTTAAAGGCTTAA
- a CDS encoding MurR/RpiR family transcriptional regulator → MFTNEVIATFNDLEMLIYKYVMQHKEKVIYMRIRDLADEAHVSTSTIMRFCRKLDCEGFSEFKVKLKLSMDEKSDTLIKSGQHVVAEFLERTQNEHFTTKLDDAADTISKANHVYFIGIGSSGTLAEYGARYFSSLGTFSTYLKDWYTPIHANLNNSITIALSASGENHFTLSHIHMLKDKNSKILSITNNGQSTIAKISDKNISYYVSEEFYETSNITTQIPVVYILEELARRVYEKNRKSH, encoded by the coding sequence TTGTTTACGAATGAGGTAATTGCAACATTCAATGACCTTGAGATGCTGATTTATAAATATGTTATGCAACATAAAGAAAAAGTCATTTATATGCGGATAAGGGATCTTGCTGATGAGGCTCATGTTTCCACATCTACAATCATGCGATTCTGCAGGAAATTAGATTGTGAAGGTTTTTCGGAATTTAAAGTAAAACTGAAATTATCAATGGACGAAAAGAGTGACACATTGATCAAAAGCGGCCAGCATGTGGTAGCGGAGTTTTTAGAACGCACCCAAAATGAGCATTTCACTACTAAGCTCGATGATGCTGCGGACACCATATCTAAAGCAAATCATGTATATTTTATCGGAATCGGCAGTTCGGGTACTCTTGCCGAATATGGTGCTAGATACTTTTCAAGCTTAGGGACGTTTTCTACATACTTAAAAGACTGGTATACACCTATTCACGCCAACTTAAACAACAGCATCACAATTGCTTTATCCGCATCGGGAGAAAATCACTTTACCCTCTCCCACATCCATATGTTGAAAGATAAAAACAGTAAGATTCTAAGTATTACAAATAACGGACAATCTACAATAGCCAAAATTTCCGATAAAAATATATCCTACTATGTGTCTGAAGAATTTTATGAAACATCGAATATCACGACTCAAATTCCAGTTGTTTATATACTTGAGGAATTAGCAAGAAGGGTATATGAAAAGAATAGAAAGAGTCATTAA